A stretch of the Aminipila terrae genome encodes the following:
- a CDS encoding Mini-ribonuclease 3, whose amino-acid sequence MEANKINTTALAYIGDAVYEVYVRRYVLEKDSVNVNKQNKLAVKFVRAEGQALAIKKMMESLDVNEQLLVKRARNKKITSKPQNADPVTYKLATAFEALVGYLYLDGNVQRLEEVINQAIASLTRRNLMMSEKKTRNRNSVGKENFYI is encoded by the coding sequence ATGGAAGCAAATAAAATTAACACAACAGCCTTAGCGTACATTGGGGATGCAGTATACGAAGTTTATGTGCGAAGATATGTTTTGGAAAAAGATTCTGTAAATGTGAACAAGCAGAATAAGCTGGCAGTTAAGTTTGTACGTGCTGAGGGGCAAGCTCTGGCCATAAAGAAGATGATGGAATCCCTCGATGTGAATGAACAGCTTCTTGTTAAACGTGCCAGGAATAAAAAAATAACATCTAAGCCTCAAAATGCTGATCCTGTAACATATAAACTTGCCACTGCGTTTGAAGCTCTGGTGGGATATCTGTATTTAGATGGAAATGTACAAAGACTGGAAGAAGTGATTAATCAGGCTATAGCCTCATTGACAAGGCGGAACTTGATGATGTCAGAAAAAAAGACAAGAAATAGAAATTCAGTTGGTAAAGAAAACTTTTATATTTAG
- a CDS encoding trimeric intracellular cation channel family protein: MEFISLMELIGTVAFAAAGALVAIDKELDYYGISIFAIITAVGGGIVRDVMINVPVPVSLANPLYIIISLITTAVVIIFYKRIVKYQNVVMFCDAIGLAAFTAIGAEVALVNDVYMPFVVITLAVLTGTGGGVIRDAMCGDVPYVFKKEVYAVASIFGAVIFMAIYPYFGKHVAVYASFGATLAIRLISMKFNLHLKKVAKQG; the protein is encoded by the coding sequence ATGGAATTCATTTCTTTAATGGAATTAATAGGAACTGTAGCATTTGCAGCGGCAGGGGCACTGGTAGCCATCGATAAAGAATTGGATTATTACGGAATATCAATTTTTGCCATAATAACAGCAGTTGGAGGGGGAATAGTCCGGGACGTGATGATTAATGTTCCCGTACCTGTTTCTCTTGCCAATCCTCTATATATTATAATCAGCCTGATTACAACGGCTGTAGTAATAATTTTTTATAAGAGGATTGTAAAATATCAGAATGTAGTAATGTTTTGCGATGCCATTGGACTGGCAGCCTTCACGGCAATAGGTGCAGAAGTGGCACTGGTAAACGATGTTTATATGCCTTTTGTGGTTATAACGCTGGCTGTTTTAACGGGAACTGGTGGAGGCGTGATAAGAGATGCCATGTGTGGTGATGTACCATATGTTTTCAAAAAAGAGGTTTATGCTGTAGCTTCTATTTTTGGAGCAGTGATTTTTATGGCGATATATCCTTATTTTGGAAAACACGTGGCAGTATACGCTTCGTTTGGAGCGACGCTTGCTATCAGATTAATATCCATGAAGTTTAATTTACATCTTAAAAAGGTTGCAAAGCAAGGATAG
- a CDS encoding MaoC family dehydratase — protein sequence MRNFTDIKIGEKDSISKVITEEDVVLFSRLSGDVNLIHLDEEFARKSPFKRRIAPGLLTSSLISAVLGTKLPGVNTLYLSQTLKFLAPVFIGDEITAVVEVLSKIDEKRIVILKTSVYNAENVEVVSGEAVVKKLIEE from the coding sequence ATGAGAAATTTCACCGATATTAAAATAGGGGAAAAAGACTCAATAAGTAAAGTTATTACTGAAGAGGATGTAGTTTTATTTTCAAGATTATCTGGTGATGTAAACTTAATTCATTTAGATGAAGAATTTGCCAGAAAAAGTCCATTTAAAAGGAGAATTGCACCAGGACTTTTAACTAGTTCTTTAATTTCTGCAGTTTTAGGAACAAAGCTTCCAGGGGTAAATACTTTATATTTATCACAGACATTAAAGTTTTTGGCACCGGTTTTTATAGGGGATGAAATAACGGCAGTTGTAGAAGTTTTAAGTAAAATTGATGAAAAGAGAATCGTTATATTAAAAACAAGTGTTTATAATGCTGAAAATGTTGAAGTTGTCTCAGGGGAAGCTGTAGTAAAAAAATTAATAGAAGAATAG
- the sigH gene encoding RNA polymerase sporulation sigma factor SigH: MQENYNQINDEELATLAQAGDELAEETLIRKYKSVIKNKSHLYFVTGADSEDVMQEGMIGLFKAIRSYREGRNASFRTYAELCINRQILTAVRQATRMKYSPLNTSISIDNKISDENYDVSIADTLYSSLEENPETIIIMKEKMQGLENEGKNFFSELESKVLVEFLQGKNYNDIGKLMNKTPKSIDNAIQRIRKKLENHLNRV, encoded by the coding sequence ATGCAGGAAAATTATAATCAGATAAATGATGAAGAGCTTGCAACCTTAGCGCAGGCTGGCGATGAACTTGCTGAAGAAACTTTGATTCGAAAGTATAAGAGCGTTATTAAAAATAAATCCCATTTATATTTTGTTACAGGTGCAGATTCAGAAGATGTGATGCAGGAAGGTATGATCGGTCTGTTTAAGGCAATCCGAAGTTACAGAGAAGGAAGAAATGCAAGTTTCAGAACTTACGCTGAGCTTTGCATAAACAGACAGATTTTAACTGCAGTCAGACAGGCAACCAGAATGAAATATTCTCCTTTAAATACATCTATTTCAATAGACAATAAGATTTCTGATGAAAACTATGATGTAAGTATTGCAGATACTTTATATTCCAGTCTGGAAGAAAATCCTGAGACTATTATCATAATGAAAGAGAAAATGCAGGGTCTGGAGAACGAAGGAAAAAATTTTTTTAGTGAATTAGAAAGTAAAGTGCTGGTAGAATTTCTACAGGGCAAAAATTATAACGACATTGGAAAGTTAATGAATAAAACTCCAAAGTCTATAGATAATGCTATCCAGCGAATAAGGAAAAAGCTAGAAAATCATCTAAACAGGGTATAA
- the cysS gene encoding cysteine--tRNA ligase, producing MKIYNTLTRKKEEFVPIDRNEIKIYVCGPTVYNYFHIGNARPFVVFDTLRKYLEYRGNNVKFIQNFTDVDDKIINKAREEGVTAGEISEKYIEEYYKDAGALNVKKASVHPKVTETMDDIIRFVVDLIEKGYAYEVNGDVYYSTRKFKAYGKLSKQNIEDLEAGARIEVGEKKHDPLDFALWKARKTEDEIAWESPWGMGRPGWHIECSAMSKKFLGETIDIHAGGQDLAFPHHENEIAQSEAHNGKPFANYWMHNGYITIDNEKMSKSKGNFFTVRDILADYSGEVMRFFLLSGHYRNPINFSDTLMEQAKNGLARMQNAKASLKYLMETGSDTMNEAEKAAAETFSKYRQEFIDAMEDDLNTADAITAVFELISAINNAVKNGASREFAKKALDILTELTGVLGLLQQEEDDSVDSEIQALVDERQEARKNKDFARADEIRDILKAKGIVLKDTPQGVQIIKE from the coding sequence ATGAAAATATATAATACATTGACTAGAAAAAAAGAGGAATTTGTTCCTATTGATAGGAATGAGATTAAAATATATGTCTGCGGGCCTACAGTGTACAACTATTTCCACATAGGAAATGCAAGACCATTTGTTGTATTTGATACTTTACGAAAGTACTTGGAGTATAGAGGTAACAATGTGAAGTTTATACAGAACTTTACAGATGTTGATGATAAAATAATCAATAAAGCAAGAGAAGAAGGCGTAACCGCCGGGGAAATAAGCGAAAAGTATATTGAAGAATATTATAAAGATGCAGGGGCTTTAAATGTAAAAAAAGCTTCTGTGCATCCTAAAGTAACCGAAACCATGGATGATATTATCCGGTTTGTTGTAGATTTAATTGAAAAAGGATACGCCTATGAAGTTAATGGTGACGTTTATTACAGCACCAGAAAATTTAAAGCGTATGGGAAGCTTTCCAAGCAGAATATTGAAGACTTAGAAGCAGGAGCAAGAATTGAAGTTGGTGAAAAAAAGCATGATCCCCTTGATTTTGCTCTCTGGAAAGCAAGAAAAACAGAAGATGAAATCGCGTGGGAATCTCCTTGGGGCATGGGAAGACCAGGATGGCATATTGAATGCTCTGCCATGTCAAAGAAGTTTCTTGGGGAGACTATTGATATCCATGCGGGAGGGCAGGATTTAGCTTTTCCACACCATGAAAATGAGATAGCTCAGTCAGAAGCACACAATGGCAAACCTTTTGCTAACTACTGGATGCATAACGGATATATTACTATCGATAACGAAAAAATGTCAAAATCAAAGGGCAATTTTTTTACTGTGAGAGATATTTTAGCGGATTATAGTGGAGAGGTAATGAGATTTTTCCTATTATCAGGACATTATAGAAATCCCATTAATTTCAGTGATACACTTATGGAGCAGGCGAAGAACGGTCTGGCAAGAATGCAAAATGCTAAAGCGAGCCTAAAATATTTAATGGAAACTGGATCTGATACCATGAATGAAGCAGAAAAAGCTGCTGCTGAAACTTTCAGCAAATACAGGCAGGAATTTATCGATGCCATGGAAGATGATTTAAACACAGCGGATGCAATCACTGCAGTGTTTGAGTTAATTTCAGCCATAAATAATGCTGTTAAAAATGGAGCTTCCAGAGAGTTTGCTAAAAAAGCATTGGATATTCTTACGGAACTCACTGGAGTTCTGGGATTGTTACAGCAGGAAGAGGATGACAGTGTTGATTCAGAAATTCAGGCATTGGTGGATGAAAGACAGGAAGCCAGAAAAAACAAGGATTTTGCAAGAGCTGATGAAATCAGAGATATTTTAAAAGCCAAGGGAATTGTTCTGAAGGACACTCCTCAGGGTGTACAGATTATAAAAGAATAA
- the thyA gene encoding thymidylate synthase, whose translation MCRDILENGYSSEGQLVRAKWEDGAPAHTIKRFGVVNRYNLQEEFPALTLRPTAIKSAFDELLWIWQKKSNRIADLNSHIWDEWADEQGTIGKAYGYQLAQKYKFAQGVMDQVDNVIWQLKNTPYSRRILTNIFNFQDLTEMNLEPCAYSMTFNVTENRLNAILNQRSQDILAANNWNVVQYSILVHMLAQVCGFEVGELVHVIADAHIYDRHVPVIKEMIERPQFPAPKFTLNPEIKDFYEFTADDIKIENYEKNPQIKNIPIAV comes from the coding sequence ATGTGCAGAGACATATTAGAAAATGGATATTCTTCAGAGGGACAACTTGTCAGGGCAAAATGGGAGGATGGCGCTCCGGCACACACAATTAAACGATTTGGTGTAGTAAACAGATATAATCTACAGGAAGAATTTCCTGCGCTAACCTTAAGACCTACCGCTATAAAATCCGCTTTTGACGAGTTACTCTGGATCTGGCAGAAAAAGTCTAACAGAATCGCCGATTTAAACAGTCATATCTGGGATGAGTGGGCGGATGAGCAAGGAACAATTGGCAAAGCATATGGCTATCAATTGGCCCAGAAATATAAATTTGCACAAGGGGTAATGGATCAGGTAGACAACGTTATCTGGCAACTTAAAAATACACCTTATTCCAGGAGAATATTAACCAATATATTTAATTTTCAGGATTTGACTGAAATGAATCTGGAACCCTGTGCATACAGCATGACCTTTAATGTAACAGAAAACAGATTAAACGCCATTTTAAATCAGCGCTCTCAGGATATTTTAGCCGCCAATAACTGGAATGTGGTCCAATATTCTATACTGGTGCATATGCTGGCTCAGGTGTGCGGTTTTGAAGTGGGAGAATTAGTACATGTTATAGCAGATGCACATATTTATGACAGACACGTACCTGTAATTAAAGAGATGATTGAAAGACCTCAGTTCCCTGCACCAAAATTCACGTTAAATCCAGAGATAAAAGATTTTTATGAGTTCACAGCAGACGACATTAAAATTGAGAATTACGAAAAAAATCCACAGATTAAAAATATACCTATTGCCGTTTAA
- a CDS encoding peptidylprolyl isomerase — translation MKKIVTIEMENGDIMKGELYPEIAPETVKNFETLVKDGFYDGLIFHRVIPGFMIQGGDPTGTGMGGPGHTIKGEFSANGFENNLKHTKGVLSMARAMDPNSAGSQFFIMVEDAPHLDGQYAAFGKITEGIEAADKIVNVKRDFSDKPKEKQAMKKVTIEDEE, via the coding sequence ATGAAAAAAATCGTGACAATTGAAATGGAAAACGGAGACATCATGAAAGGAGAACTCTATCCAGAAATCGCACCGGAAACAGTAAAGAACTTTGAGACTCTGGTAAAAGACGGATTTTATGATGGACTGATTTTTCACCGGGTTATTCCTGGCTTCATGATTCAGGGTGGTGATCCTACAGGTACTGGTATGGGTGGGCCTGGACATACAATCAAAGGAGAATTTTCAGCCAATGGATTTGAAAATAATTTAAAACATACTAAGGGCGTTTTATCTATGGCAAGAGCCATGGACCCAAATTCCGCTGGTTCACAGTTCTTTATTATGGTTGAAGACGCTCCACATCTGGATGGACAATATGCTGCTTTCGGTAAAATTACTGAAGGAATCGAAGCTGCAGATAAAATAGTAAATGTGAAAAGAGATTTTTCGGATAAGCCGAAAGAAAAACAGGCTATGAAGAAAGTAACCATTGAAGATGAGGAATAA
- the rlmB gene encoding 23S rRNA (guanosine(2251)-2'-O)-methyltransferase RlmB codes for MEAENTNKNIIVGRNPVMEALRNDREVEKLIVGKGAEGSIKKIVGMAKDKKIPIIMADKITLDRLADGSPHQGIAAYVSAYSYCDVDDILKKAEKRGEPPFIIILDNLEDPHNLGAIMRTAEACGVHGIIIPKRRSVGITDVVVKASAGAVEYISCAKVSNIVQTIESLKEKGIWIYACDMNGETYYKADLKGAAALVIGSEGFGISRLVKEKCDFVVSIPMVGKITSLNASNAAAVLMCEVRKQRDAGKL; via the coding sequence TTGGAAGCAGAAAATACAAATAAAAACATTATTGTAGGTAGAAATCCGGTAATGGAAGCATTGCGAAATGATAGGGAAGTAGAAAAGTTGATTGTAGGCAAAGGAGCCGAAGGATCCATCAAAAAAATTGTAGGTATGGCAAAAGATAAAAAGATTCCCATTATCATGGCGGATAAGATTACCCTGGACAGACTGGCAGATGGCAGTCCGCACCAGGGAATAGCCGCTTATGTGTCTGCTTACAGTTACTGCGATGTGGATGATATTCTTAAAAAGGCTGAAAAACGTGGAGAACCTCCATTTATAATAATTCTGGACAACCTGGAAGATCCTCATAATTTAGGAGCCATAATGCGTACAGCAGAGGCCTGCGGAGTTCACGGGATTATCATACCTAAAAGAAGATCGGTGGGGATTACGGATGTAGTTGTAAAAGCGTCTGCTGGTGCCGTAGAATATATTTCCTGCGCTAAAGTATCTAACATAGTGCAGACCATAGAAAGTCTGAAAGAAAAAGGAATATGGATTTATGCCTGTGACATGAACGGAGAAACATATTATAAGGCAGATTTAAAAGGCGCTGCGGCTCTTGTTATAGGTAGTGAAGGCTTTGGGATAAGCAGACTGGTAAAAGAGAAATGTGATTTCGTAGTATCGATACCTATGGTAGGTAAAATTACATCATTAAATGCTTCAAACGCTGCTGCGGTATTAATGTGTGAGGTAAGAAAACAAAGAGATGCAGGAAAATTATAA
- a CDS encoding dihydrofolate reductase has product MKMIAAVDNNWGIGKDNDLLAHIPGDLKYFKEKTLGKVVVMGRKTLESLPGQKPLSERTNIVLSSDKEYNAGCQVCHSKEELLKELEQYDSDDIYIIGGAKVYEEMCERCDTYFITKINNTFDADRYFINLDECKNVEMVWESGSQEHKGLEYKFTEYRRK; this is encoded by the coding sequence ATGAAGATGATAGCAGCAGTAGATAATAACTGGGGTATAGGAAAAGATAATGATTTACTCGCCCATATTCCAGGTGATTTAAAATATTTTAAAGAAAAAACTCTGGGAAAGGTTGTGGTCATGGGCAGAAAGACTCTGGAGTCTTTGCCAGGACAGAAACCCTTATCCGAAAGAACCAATATTGTTTTATCTTCTGATAAAGAATATAATGCCGGATGCCAAGTCTGCCATTCAAAAGAAGAACTTTTAAAAGAATTGGAACAATATGATTCAGATGACATCTATATTATTGGAGGAGCAAAGGTTTATGAAGAAATGTGTGAAAGATGTGATACATATTTCATTACGAAAATTAACAATACCTTTGATGCAGACCGTTATTTTATAAATCTTGATGAGTGTAAAAATGTAGAAATGGTCTGGGAAAGCGGGAGTCAGGAACATAAGGGCCTAGAATACAAATTTACAGAGTATAGGAGAAAATAG
- a CDS encoding NUDIX domain-containing protein, protein MWAGGVRVIIFDDEKKILMVRQHHENKDIWMLPGGAIEEHEDARQAAAREVKEETGLDVTIEKLIWHVEEVSDVRGQRFVNFFLGKICGGALELGYDPELFGQEQVMKEVKFVSREELNSLENIYPDYLREEIWEFMDYFFGLEKFEGHIEKEVLSVLKKRDKMYDSFKLR, encoded by the coding sequence ATGTGGGCTGGTGGAGTACGAGTAATAATATTTGATGATGAAAAGAAGATATTAATGGTTAGACAGCATCATGAAAACAAAGATATCTGGATGTTGCCGGGAGGAGCCATTGAAGAGCATGAAGATGCACGGCAGGCAGCTGCCCGTGAGGTCAAAGAAGAAACTGGTCTTGATGTAACCATAGAAAAATTAATCTGGCATGTGGAAGAGGTTTCAGATGTCCGGGGTCAAAGGTTTGTAAATTTCTTTTTGGGAAAAATCTGCGGGGGAGCGTTGGAACTTGGATATGATCCGGAGCTTTTTGGACAGGAACAGGTTATGAAGGAAGTTAAGTTTGTTTCCAGAGAAGAACTTAACTCTTTAGAAAATATATATCCAGATTATTTAAGAGAAGAAATATGGGAGTTTATGGATTACTTTTTCGGACTGGAAAAGTTTGAGGGCCATATTGAAAAAGAAGTGCTGTCTGTGCTGAAAAAAAGAGATAAAATGTACGACAGCTTTAAATTAAGATAA
- a CDS encoding LysM peptidoglycan-binding domain-containing M23 family metallopeptidase — MNIKIKNAMSSIKDKCTLEKIGQTTKSFSKKQKITAGGVVGVLALAAILSVTPMVPMGAPGHTGNHTAVHENKIELAKAANDIQWLIKIGGKTILAVDTEEDAKAVFQGVKSYYLANKSDPNATVVFDKEFGWDPYDAKAVGGDPAWVMSVADAVDYIIKGTATPKTYVVQGGDTVWDIAMKSGISLDELEKMNPGISSSSLQIGSVVNLYESKPFVAITTTETVVGTETIPYQTVYEDSSSLYRGQSKVKTAGVAGSKQVTSQVIKQNGVVIASNLLSEQVLNQPQNQISLKGTASAPTYTASIATAGTSSAKFSGILSAPMGHIEVSSTYGANRGSRRHAGVDLRNPAGTPFGAAADGVVISAGYSGSYGNIIKVDHGGGLQTYYAHCSSMCVSPGQKVTKGQTLGTVGCTGNATGNVLHFEVRINGVAQNPMNYI, encoded by the coding sequence ATGAATATAAAAATAAAAAATGCTATGAGTTCTATAAAGGATAAATGTACCTTAGAAAAAATCGGGCAGACCACAAAGAGTTTTTCAAAGAAGCAGAAAATTACGGCTGGCGGGGTAGTTGGCGTGCTGGCACTTGCTGCAATCCTTTCTGTAACACCAATGGTACCTATGGGGGCACCAGGGCATACAGGAAATCATACAGCTGTTCATGAAAATAAAATTGAGCTTGCAAAAGCTGCAAATGATATACAATGGCTAATAAAAATTGGAGGAAAAACCATATTGGCAGTGGATACTGAAGAAGATGCCAAAGCTGTTTTCCAGGGAGTAAAGTCCTATTATTTAGCCAATAAATCCGATCCAAATGCCACTGTTGTTTTTGATAAGGAATTTGGATGGGACCCATATGATGCCAAGGCGGTAGGAGGCGACCCAGCCTGGGTGATGAGTGTTGCTGATGCTGTTGACTATATTATAAAGGGAACAGCGACCCCGAAGACTTATGTAGTCCAGGGTGGCGATACGGTATGGGACATTGCGATGAAAAGTGGGATATCTCTGGATGAACTGGAAAAAATGAATCCAGGAATCAGTTCTTCCAGTTTACAGATTGGTTCCGTGGTAAATTTATATGAATCCAAACCATTTGTAGCTATTACAACTACAGAAACAGTAGTGGGAACAGAAACAATACCGTACCAAACGGTTTATGAAGATTCAAGTTCTCTGTATAGAGGACAATCCAAGGTTAAGACGGCCGGAGTAGCTGGAAGTAAGCAGGTTACTTCTCAAGTGATCAAGCAAAATGGCGTGGTAATAGCTTCAAACCTATTAAGTGAACAGGTTTTAAACCAGCCACAGAATCAGATTTCATTAAAGGGAACAGCATCAGCTCCCACTTATACGGCTAGTATTGCAACGGCAGGGACTTCTTCTGCAAAATTCAGCGGTATTCTGAGTGCTCCTATGGGACACATCGAAGTTTCCTCTACCTACGGGGCAAACAGAGGAAGCAGGAGACATGCAGGAGTAGATTTGAGAAATCCGGCTGGGACACCATTTGGTGCAGCAGCTGATGGTGTAGTTATTTCTGCAGGATATTCAGGTTCTTATGGTAATATAATAAAAGTTGATCATGGCGGCGGACTTCAGACTTATTATGCACACTGTAGCAGTATGTGTGTTTCACCAGGACAGAAGGTCACAAAAGGCCAGACTTTAGGGACTGTAGGCTGTACAGGAAATGCGACTGGTAATGTACTTCATTTCGAAGTCAGAATAAATGGTGTCGCACAGAATCCTATGAATTATATTTAA
- a CDS encoding ribonuclease Z, with product MGSILDVCLPGTGGVVPREDRWLACCWLEYKGKAILIDCGEGTQIALKKSGCKLSHLSILLITHFHADHIAGLPGLLLTLGNSGRKTPLIIIGPKGLEKVVQSLTVIAPILPYVVKIHELEEDKEEEWNMDELTISHLSLSHGVPCYGYGITVKRKPVFNPQKACELGVPKTAFKMLHEGLTVRLEDGRTIEPETVIDEKRDPIRVCYFTDTKMVKTMKDFAYGADLLISEGMYGEENKLDEMLKKGHMLFSHSAQLAKDAVVKRLWITHYSPALTKPERYIENAREIFSDTTLGYDGIRVTL from the coding sequence ATGGGTAGTATTTTAGATGTATGTCTGCCTGGGACTGGCGGTGTGGTTCCCAGGGAAGACAGGTGGCTGGCATGCTGCTGGCTGGAGTATAAAGGCAAAGCTATATTGATTGACTGCGGAGAGGGCACACAGATAGCTTTAAAAAAGTCCGGGTGCAAGCTAAGCCATCTATCCATACTTCTTATCACGCATTTTCATGCAGATCATATAGCTGGATTGCCAGGTCTATTGCTTACATTAGGGAATAGTGGCAGAAAAACTCCTCTTATTATTATAGGACCAAAGGGTTTGGAAAAAGTAGTGCAATCATTAACTGTGATTGCCCCAATACTTCCTTATGTAGTTAAAATTCATGAATTGGAGGAAGACAAAGAAGAGGAATGGAACATGGATGAATTAACTATATCCCATTTATCATTGAGTCATGGTGTTCCTTGTTATGGCTATGGCATTACTGTGAAAAGAAAACCAGTATTTAATCCTCAAAAAGCATGTGAACTGGGAGTTCCAAAGACCGCATTTAAAATGCTTCATGAAGGGCTGACTGTACGGTTAGAAGATGGCCGTACCATAGAACCGGAAACTGTTATAGATGAGAAACGAGACCCTATCCGGGTCTGTTATTTTACGGATACAAAAATGGTTAAAACAATGAAAGATTTTGCTTATGGTGCAGATCTGCTCATAAGTGAAGGCATGTATGGGGAAGAAAATAAGCTTGATGAAATGCTTAAAAAGGGCCATATGCTATTTTCCCACAGTGCACAGCTTGCAAAAGATGCTGTGGTAAAACGCTTATGGATTACTCATTACAGTCCGGCTTTGACTAAGCCAGAACGCTATATTGAAAATGCCCGGGAAATTTTCTCTGACACTACTCTGGGATATGATGGAATTAGAGTAACACTTTAA
- a CDS encoding proline--tRNA ligase has protein sequence MKLSKMHLKTLREVPNEAEIASHILLVRTGMIKKLVSGVYGFMPLGWRSIRKIEEIIRQEMDAKGAQEIHMSAVQPAELWMESGRWFKYGPELWRLKDRNGRDFCLGPTHEEIFTDIVRNDVNSYRQLPLNLYQIQTKYRDEARPRFGLMRSREFIMKDSYSFDKTYEDLDKSYDDMYDAYEKVFTRCGLTFRPVEADTGAIGGSNSHEFTALSEVGESEIAYCEKCNMAATTEKALCVDAAASKAAELPLEEVHTPGTKTIEEVSAFLNMDQTQTLKALLFVTYDDNGNDNGYVAAFVRGDRELNMIKLVNALNIPEHAIGFADEAKMSEATGCVGGFTGPVGLHDCKIVVDSEIPGLKNLCAGACKADYHLKNVNYGRDYSADIVADIKMLKAGDPCPVCGAPVKHARGIEVGQVFKLGTKYSESMGAYYKDENQKDQLIVMGCYGIGVTRTLAAIVEQHHDENGIIWPVSVAPYHVIITLLSPEDEIQARIAEDIYRQLASAGVEVLLDDRKERPGVKFKDADLIGIPVRITVGRGAAEGKVEYKLRRESDKEEISPEEAIAKAITIINEEK, from the coding sequence ATGAAATTATCAAAAATGCACTTAAAAACCTTACGAGAAGTGCCAAATGAGGCTGAAATTGCCAGCCATATTTTGCTTGTCAGAACAGGAATGATTAAAAAACTGGTATCAGGGGTTTATGGCTTTATGCCACTTGGCTGGCGCTCCATAAGAAAGATTGAAGAAATAATCAGACAGGAAATGGATGCCAAAGGAGCACAGGAAATACACATGTCTGCAGTTCAGCCTGCAGAACTTTGGATGGAATCAGGAAGGTGGTTCAAATATGGGCCTGAACTTTGGAGATTGAAGGACAGAAATGGAAGAGATTTTTGCCTTGGCCCTACTCATGAAGAAATTTTTACAGATATTGTGAGAAATGATGTAAACTCATACAGACAGCTTCCTTTAAATCTTTATCAGATTCAGACCAAGTACAGAGATGAAGCCAGACCAAGATTTGGATTGATGAGAAGCAGAGAATTTATTATGAAGGATTCCTATTCTTTTGATAAAACCTATGAAGATTTAGATAAAAGTTATGATGATATGTATGATGCTTATGAAAAAGTATTTACAAGATGTGGACTGACTTTCCGGCCTGTGGAAGCAGATACTGGCGCTATTGGAGGAAGCAACTCTCACGAGTTTACAGCATTATCTGAAGTTGGTGAAAGCGAGATTGCATACTGTGAAAAATGCAACATGGCAGCAACCACAGAAAAAGCTCTATGTGTAGATGCAGCAGCTTCAAAGGCAGCAGAGCTTCCTTTAGAAGAAGTGCACACTCCGGGAACAAAAACCATTGAAGAAGTATCGGCTTTCCTGAATATGGATCAGACACAGACTTTAAAGGCATTACTGTTTGTAACTTATGATGACAATGGTAATGACAATGGCTATGTGGCTGCTTTCGTAAGGGGCGACAGAGAATTAAATATGATAAAACTTGTTAATGCATTAAATATTCCGGAACACGCCATTGGTTTTGCTGACGAGGCTAAAATGTCAGAAGCAACAGGCTGCGTAGGAGGATTTACTGGTCCTGTTGGCCTGCATGACTGTAAGATTGTAGTGGATAGTGAAATTCCTGGATTGAAGAATCTTTGTGCAGGAGCCTGCAAAGCAGACTATCACCTGAAAAATGTGAATTATGGCAGGGATTATAGTGCAGATATCGTTGCAGATATTAAAATGCTTAAGGCTGGAGACCCTTGCCCGGTATGTGGAGCTCCTGTAAAGCATGCAAGAGGGATTGAAGTAGGACAAGTCTTTAAGCTTGGAACAAAATACAGTGAATCCATGGGGGCTTACTATAAAGACGAAAACCAGAAGGATCAGCTTATTGTTATGGGTTGTTATGGAATAGGAGTTACCAGAACTCTGGCTGCTATTGTAGAACAGCACCATGATGAAAACGGCATTATCTGGCCAGTGTCGGTTGCTCCTTATCATGTGATTATTACGCTGTTGAGTCCAGAGGATGAAATACAGGCCAGAATAGCTGAAGATATTTACAGGCAGCTTGCCAGTGCAGGCGTAGAAGTACTGCTTGATGATAGAAAAGAAAGACCTGGTGTTAAATTTAAAGATGCGGATTTGATTGGTATTCCTGTACGAATCACAGTGGGCAGAGGTGCCGCTGAAGGAAAAGTGGAATATAAACTCAGAAGAGAATCCGATAAAGAAGAAATTTCTCCTGAAGAAGCCATTGCTAAAGCAATCACAATTATTAACGAGGAGAAATAA